In Gordonia iterans, the following proteins share a genomic window:
- a CDS encoding HAD family hydrolase: MSDPHRIEAVVFDVGETLIDESRIWLRWADRLGVTPLTFLGAIGACAATDREVSAAFELVRPGFDVEVADAAWAVEDPDGLRSGFDDDDLYPDVRPALAALSGRGLRLVIAGNQPPRALAALHAMDLPVDEIANSAELGVEKPSPAFFAAVTGLAGVPAEAIAYVGDRTDNDVLPAADAGMRPILIRRGPWGHLHATRPEAARATIVDSLLELPGIL; this comes from the coding sequence ATGTCTGACCCGCACCGCATCGAGGCCGTCGTGTTCGACGTCGGCGAGACCCTGATCGACGAGTCCCGGATCTGGCTGCGCTGGGCCGATCGACTCGGGGTCACACCGCTGACCTTCCTCGGCGCCATCGGCGCGTGCGCGGCCACCGATCGGGAGGTGTCGGCGGCGTTCGAGCTGGTTCGTCCCGGCTTCGACGTCGAGGTCGCCGACGCGGCATGGGCCGTCGAGGATCCGGACGGCCTGCGCAGCGGGTTCGACGACGACGATCTCTACCCGGATGTGCGGCCCGCGCTGGCCGCACTCTCCGGGCGTGGACTGCGCCTGGTGATCGCCGGGAATCAGCCGCCGCGAGCGCTGGCGGCGCTTCACGCCATGGATCTGCCCGTCGACGAGATCGCCAACTCCGCCGAGCTCGGCGTGGAGAAGCCGTCGCCGGCGTTCTTCGCCGCCGTCACCGGGCTCGCCGGGGTGCCCGCCGAGGCGATCGCCTACGTCGGGGACCGGACCGACAACGACGTGCTGCCCGCGGCCGATGCCGGTATGCGGCCGATCCTGATCCGGCGCGGACCGTGGGGACATCTGCATGCCACGCGCCCGGAAGCCGCGCGCGCGACGATCGTCGACTCGCTGCTCGAACTGCCCGGCATCCTCTGA
- a CDS encoding alpha/beta fold hydrolase codes for MDHDGLTFDVHRSGPSRGPWVVLLHGFPVNSMCWDKVLPRVHDAGLRTLTVDQRGYSPGARPPEVDDYRLDRLTDDVLGVLGHLNIAYSMLVGHDWGGVVAWQLAAKHPERFTGLVAVSTGHPSAMAAALASGGDQRERSAYIKSFVADDAEEKLTGRNGILLRRAGVSAEELKPILEPGAMTGPLNWYRANFTGKVAETLACPPVELPTTMLWSDGDAALGREQAEGSGRFVYGDYRFSELHGVDHWVPENAPEAVASEIALRSAQY; via the coding sequence ATCGATCACGACGGCCTGACTTTCGACGTCCATCGGAGCGGTCCGTCCCGCGGCCCCTGGGTGGTGCTGCTGCACGGGTTCCCGGTGAACTCGATGTGCTGGGACAAGGTCCTGCCGCGGGTGCACGACGCGGGTCTGCGGACGCTGACCGTCGACCAGCGCGGCTACAGCCCCGGGGCCCGGCCGCCGGAGGTCGACGACTACCGCCTCGACCGACTGACCGACGACGTGCTCGGTGTCCTCGGACACTTGAACATCGCCTACTCGATGCTGGTGGGGCACGACTGGGGAGGGGTCGTCGCCTGGCAGCTGGCGGCCAAGCACCCCGAACGATTCACCGGGTTGGTGGCGGTGAGCACCGGACATCCGTCGGCGATGGCGGCCGCGCTGGCATCCGGGGGTGATCAGCGGGAGCGGTCGGCGTACATCAAGAGCTTCGTCGCCGACGACGCCGAGGAGAAGCTGACGGGCCGAAACGGGATTCTGCTCCGTCGTGCGGGCGTGAGCGCCGAGGAACTGAAGCCGATCCTGGAGCCGGGCGCGATGACCGGCCCGTTGAACTGGTACCGGGCCAACTTCACGGGGAAGGTCGCCGAGACGCTCGCGTGCCCGCCGGTGGAGCTCCCGACCACCATGCTGTGGAGCGACGGCGACGCCGCCCTCGGCCGCGAGCAGGCCGAGGGGAGCGGGCGGTTCGTCTACGGCGACTACCGCTTCTCCGAGTTGCACGGCGTGGACCACTGGGTCCCGGAGAACGCGCCGGAGGCGGTGGCGAGCGAGATCGCCTTGCGCTCGGCGCAGTACTGA